The genomic stretch GACTCGgtcttcttcagctcccAAGGACGCGCCCGGAAGGCGTACGGCTTCGAAGTCAGCGCACCGACAGGGCACAAATCAATAACGTTACCCGACATCTCCGAGTCCAAGTTCTGCTCGAGGTAAGTGCCAATCTGAATATCGTTGCCACGACCAGTCGAGCCCATCTCGGGGGCACCAGCAATGTCGTTGGAGAAGCGGATGCACCTCGTGCAGTGAATACACCTGTTCATGCTCGTCTTGATCAGAGGACCAATGTTCTTGTCCTCGACCGCGCGCTTGCCGCCAATCTCGTGAAACCGGCCACGATCAGCGCCGTAGCGCATCGACTGATCCTGGAGATCGCACTCGCCTCCCTGGTCGCAGACGGGGCAgtcgagggggtggttggcgaGCAAGAACTCCATGACACCCTCGCGGGCCTTGTGTGTGAGGGGCGAGTTGGTCTTGACGACCATGCCGGGCTGGACGGGCCATGCGCACGAGGCGACGGGCTTGGGGGCGTTCTGGACTTCGACGAGGCACATGCGGCAGTTACCGGCGATCATGAGTTTCCTAGAGACACATATCTTATCAATAtcggtgctgttgttgtttgttgttgctgacaCCATTGGTGACATACTCATGGTAGCAGTATCTGGTTTGAGGAATTCCATGTTAGCATCTCTCCCTTCCAATAGTCCGTGGACTTGAACATACCTGGGAACGGTCACACCCGCCTTCTCGCAAGCTTGAATGAGCGCGGAACCAGCTATTattcccccccaccccaggACCAAATCAGCAAAACCATCCCCCTTTGCCTATGAAACCTTTATCGcgagggaaaagaaagagagctCGGCCTTTTCTTACCCTCAATCGAAACCTTCTTCCCATCTATTCACATCTCCAGCGTCAGCACTTGTCCATCTGCATCCCAAAGACTGCGATCCTCACCAATTGTAAGCTCAACCTCAGCCGGCCTCACCGTCGTCGTAGAAAACGTCCTGTTGGCGACCAAACTGGCTCTGGCCCGCGTCCGCCAAGCCGAGCGAGCCAATGTCTGCCTCAACATTGTTGCGTATTTGCCCGTTCGATCTCGCCGGTAGTTGGGTATCGCTGTCTGTCGTCGAAGTTCGAtcgaggggggagggggggtgtttcGTTTCTCGTTGCCGTCGGcaggggggagggcggcCAACTTGTTCCGTGATAACGAGGGGGGTCAGAGCCGCAAGCTTACCTCGAGAGCTTCGTCGTTAGCAAGTGGCTCGTGCATTCAATCAACGAGGCAAGCCAAACTGCGGGTCCCCCACCCAACCTACCCAACCAATCACAATCACCCAATTCTAATCCCGCCCACCCATAAATGTCTTCCCCCaccaattttttttttttcgctttttccttttcttttttctctccatATTGTACCAACGGTCACTTATTGTAGGAGGGTACTGGTTAACTTCTTCCACGGAACTTCCTCCTCTATCATGTGCaccaagagagaaaaaatattatactGGCTCCGTTTATGGATGCAGGTGAGAGATTTCGTGTCTCTTTGAGCCATGGTTCTTACCGGCGGTTGCTACATTTTTGCCTGTGACTATTGTCCATTTTGATTTGTATGCGAGTGAATGATTTTGGGCGGATTGAATGATCTCAACATATCTATTCGTGGTATTCTGATTTCGATGAGAGGGGTGACCCGTTTGTCTGAGGCCAGATGACCCGAGAGTGGCATTTCGTAGCTGTGGAGGGACCGTGATAGCTTCCCATAGACATCGACTTTTCAGTTCTCCCTATCCCGGGGGACTGATCGAATCGCGCGTGATGGTTCGGGAATGCTTCCTGGCATGGTGAATGGCACGGTGAACTGCATTTTGCAGAACACCAATCCATGATTTTACTCGGCGTGGCCTTAAAAAGGCAATATCATCACGCCCTCAATTCTTTACAAGAATTACCAAAATTCTCTATAATCTCAAACACCAGACTCGCCTGTCCAATATACAGTATTCATCCCACaaatcccatccccccttaTCCCAACATCGTTATATCCACACAAACCCTACAAATACCCCCATCCCTTTAACCTCAACTACACAACCTCTCATCTATCTCCacacaacctccccccctccctcccaaaccctcgtttcccttccacctccctctttctctcctcctcctcctccctctccctctccctctcctccctcacctccctccatTGCCGCTCCTgcgccgccctcctcgccctcggacTCAAAGTCTCAtaccccttcttcttctccccttccctctcctccccaacaacatTACTCGCATTAGCAAAGATCGTCGCCAAACAGTTCGAGTTTGGAGgcatccccttcttcttgacaacCCTCTTCTTGACAACCCTCTTCTTGCTTGAACTGCCAGtgcctggtggtggtgtttctgTCTCAGCACCACTAGCTGTCTCTATACTCGGTCTGCTCTTCTTCACCGGCGACCGCTTTCCAAccgcttcatcatcaccactgtGCTGCGGAGATAAAACATCAGCCAACCGCTTCTGGGGGAGGTCGTTGCTGATGGAGAGGGATCCGAGTTTGTCCAGTCCCGTCGAACAGCTAGAGATAGGCAGGTTGGGTCGGGTGGTTACCATCGTCGGTGTAGACAAGCTGGAAGGGCTAGGGACAGCTGGAGTGGGAGAGATGGCGACAGGCTTGAGACTGGACGACTTTATCGAtctcttctttttggtcGAGGATTCGGTAGGCAACATGTAGGTTTGTTTTCGGGGAAGACCGCTGTTGCCAGATTGGGGAgtgatgttggtgtggtTCTGGATGGTTCTCTGAGGAGCTGGCGTTGTTGAGCGGGGTGAGGCTGTCGCCGTTTCAAACGGTGATGAAGGCGTCTTTGTCAGCAAGGGGGATTGTGTTGTAGAAGATGTACCCTTTTTAGACGGCATGGAGGCCACTTTTGTCATCAATGGACCTGGTGTTGTCAAGGGTAGGGTCTTCGTCGACCGAATCGAGATTTGCTTTTGCGTCAACGAAGTCTGTGCCGCCGACGGTGAGGCTTTCTTTGACAGATGCGAGATTTGTTCCGGCATCAATGAAGCCTGTGCTGCCGAGGCCTGTGCTGGCGAGGGTGTAGCTGTGCTTGACGAAAGCGAGGTTTCATCCTCTGTCAACGAAGTGATCTTTGAcaatggtgatgatgatggtacATGTTTTGATCGCAGCAACACCTGTCTCGGTGTGATCAAGCCCTGCTGTCTCGTGGCCGAAGACTCCTGCTTCGCCAGTTCTGAAAATGTCTTTGCCAAGTCCAAatctttctcctcccccgaagCCAAAGGTGTCCCAGACACATCCAATGAGTGATCTCCCGATCCACGGTGTCTCTTATCGCTCCCAACAGCACCCCCGGAAACCCGGACGCCGTTAACAGTTGAACCCGTCGCCTTCTAAGcacccatcctctcctccggcctgacctcaaactccctcatcttctccacctccttctccacaTACACCGCATACTTGTCCCTGATGCCCTTCATCGCATTCTCAAAGCTGTCCAGCTCACTGATCGAGCTCTCAATCAAAAACATCAAGTCCCTCACcgtcttctccctcaccgGCAACGGCTTGTCCGCCGGCTCCGGCCT from Podospora pseudopauciseta strain CBS 411.78 chromosome 3, whole genome shotgun sequence encodes the following:
- a CDS encoding hypothetical protein (EggNog:ENOG503PT3W); the protein is MEGSFDLGDLMDLDRSFKPPVKEEKEKILPLRNLAGHMFVPVSFDLTTATPLQGRMQRLEHILKSIEFHRQGSRENLYYMFDREKQRLINEAEEAENKLGQDYRPALTPQEEDSFLASVSAPADPNKDYNVKSEAVLPLKQAIRPEPADKPLPVREKTVRDLMFLIESSISELDSFENAMKGIRDKYAVYKATGSTVNGVRVSGGAVGSDKRHRGSGDHSLDVSGTPLASGEEKDLDLAKTFSELAKQESSATRQQGLITPRQVLLRSKHVPSSSPLSKITSLTEDETSLSSSTATPSPAQASLMPEQISHLSKKASPSAAQTSLTQKQISIRSTKTLPLTTPGPLMTKVASMPSKKGTSSTTQSPLLTKTPSSPFETATASPRSTTPAPQRTIQNHTNITPQSGNSGLPRKQTYMLPTESSTKKKRSIKSSSLKPVAISPTPAVPSPSSLSTPTMVTTRPNLPISSCSTGLDKLGSLSISNDLPQKRLADVLSPQHSGDDEAVGKRSPVKKSRPSIETASGAETETPPPGTGSSSKKRVVKKRVVKKKGMPPNSNCLATIFANASNVVGEEREGEKKKGYETLSPRARRAAQERQWREVREEREREREEEEERKREVEGKRGFGREGGRLCGDR